The genomic interval TCCAAGTCTGTTCTTTGGAAGCATTCCTCTAACGGCTAAATGAATAGCTTTTTCTGGATTCTTATCCATCAATTTTCTATATGGTACAGATTTTAATCCACCAGGATAACCTGAATGGTATCTATATTCCTTTTGGTCTAATTTCTTTCCTGTTAATTTAACCTTGTCTGCATTTATAATTATTACATAGTCCCCAGTATCTACGTGAGGAGTATATATAGGCTTGTTCTTGCCTCTTAATATAGAAGCTACTTCTGAAGCCAATCTACCTAAAACTTTACCTTCTGCATCTATAACGTACCATTTTCTCTCTATCTCATTTGGGTTAGCCATATAGCTCTTCATCTTATTCCCTCCTTGTTCCAACGTTGGTTATAAAAAGTTCCGGGGCTTTTTAAAACACTCTAATATATTCTAATACAAGGCAATATCAATGTCAATACGTATTTTGAAAGGAACACTCCATTATATGCTTTATATTTAACAATTGATATTTTCTATGTTTAATAAAATACCTTTACCAAATAAAGTCCCTCTGGAGGTGCTGTATGTCCAGCAAACCGCCTGTTTTTTGATTTTATGATATGAGGTATCTCATCGCTTTTAAATCTTTTTCGGCCTACATCTACTAAAGTTCCTATTATTATTCTTACCATATTATATAGAAATCCATTTCCCTCTATAGTAAAAACCATTAGGTCATCCTTTTTTTCAAGAAAAAACTTGTCAATAGTTCTAATGGTAGACTTTGCACCGCTATTTGATGCCATGAATGCAGAAAAATCATGGGTGCCTATAAAAAATTTCATTGCCTTTTTCATCTCTTCAATGTCAAAAGCAAATGGCACATGGTAAGCAAAATTCCTATACAGCGGATTTCCGATTTGGCTACTGTAAATAACATATTTGTATCTCTTTCCAATGGCATCATACCTAGAATGGAAATTTATATTTACTTCTTCCGACTCTATTATTCTAATATCTTCAGGCAATATATTGTTTAATGCAAATTTAATTCTATCCGGTGGAATACTGGTATTGGTTAAAAAATTTGCTACCTGTCCTATTGCGTGTACTCCCTTATCGGTTCTTCCAGAACCAATTAAATTTACATTTTCTCCTGTAACCTCTTTAATTGCTCTTTCTATTTCCTTTTGAATGCTATTGCCATTTTTTTGCTTTTGCCAACCACAATAATTAGTACCCTCATACTGAATAGTAAGCTTAATATTGATCATATTACTACCTCTTATATCAATTGGATATATCTATTAATGATTATAAACCCAAAGAATATAGTCATAGAAATGATGGTCAATACATCCTTATTATCCAGTTTTAACTCATTCAACCTAGTTCTATGTTCTCCTCCACGATAGCATCTAGCCTCCATAGCTATAGCCAGCTCATCTGCTCTTCTGAAAGCATTTATAAATAGCGGAACCAGTAGTGGTACCAAATTCTTGGCCCTATTGATAATGTTCCCACTTTCAAAATCTGCACCTCTAGCCATTTGAGCTTTCATAATCTTATCCGTTTCCTCCATAAGTGTAGGAATAAACCTCAATGCTATAGTCATCATCATGGCTAATTCATGAGCTGGTAAACCAATTTTCTTAAAAGGAGATAATAGCTTTTCTATCCCATCAGTAAGGGCTATTGGTGATGTAGTAAGAGTGAGTAGAGAAGTACCGGTTATTAAAAAGATTAACCTTAAAGCCATAAATACCGCTTGGCTAAGTCCCTCTTTAGTAATTGTCAAAGGCCCTATTTCGAATAATACTTCTCCCTTCGTTAGCAGTAAATTTATAACAAAGGTTATCCCTATTATTAGCATAAGAGGTTTTAATCCCTTTAATACATATTTAAAGGGTACCTTAGAGGCCCAAATGGAAAAGAGTAAGAAGACTAAAATTAGTAAGTAGGGTTTAAAGGTCTTTATAAAAAACAAAGAAGCTATAAACATCATCACTATTAATATTTTTATCCTAGGGTCAAGTCTATGGACAAAAGTATCTCCTGGAAAATATTGACCTATTGTAATATCCTTAAGCATTTCCTCTTCTCCTTAAATAATTTATTATTTCTTCCTTGGCCTCTTTCACAGTAAGCACTATATCTTTAACCTGATTCCCTCTATTCTTATACTCTCTCATAAAAGATGTAACCTGTGGGATACCTAAGCTCAATTCAGTTAATTTATCTGCTTGCTTAAATATTTCTCTCGTTTCACCTTCCATTGCTATTTTCCCCTTATGCATTACAATTATTCGATTAACTAATCTAGCTATATCCTCCATGCTGTGGGAGACCAATATAATGGTAATACCTTCTTGGTGTAGGATTTCTAGTCTGCCTAAAATTTCATCTCTTCCCCTGGGATCAAGACCTGCTGTAGGCTCATCTAAGATTAAAACTTTAGGGTTCATTGCTAAAACACCTGCAATAGCTACCCTTCTTTTCTGTCCGCCACTGAGTTCAAAGGGAGACCTATCTTTTAAGCTCTCATAATCTAATCCTACCAATTCCATGGCTCTTATAACTCGTTCTTCTATTTCCTCTTCTTTCAACCCTAAATTTTTGGGCCCAAATGCTATATCCTTATATATGGTTTCTTCAAATAATTGGTGCTCAGGGTATTGGAATACTAAGCCTACCTTTTGCCTTATATCCTTTAAATTAGTTTCTTTAGTTATATCCACTCCATCAACAATTACCTTCCCAGATGTAGGCTTTAAAAGGCCATTTAAGTGTTGAACCAAGGTGGATTTTCCCGAACCCGTATGCCCAATAAGGCCGACAAAATCACCTTCATTAATGCTTATATTTACATTGTCTAAAGCTTTCCTCTCAAAAGGGGTATTTGGATTATATACATAACTAACATTTTCCAATTTTATTAACATAAGGCTTTCACCAATTCCTCTATGGTTAATATGTCTGTTGGTATATCAATGCCCTCTTTCCGCAATTCAAAAGCCAGCTCAGTTACCTGCGGAACATCTAGTCCAAGACTTTTAACTTTTTCTACCTGACTGAATATTTCCCTAGGGCTTCCTTCCATAACTATTTTCCCTTGTTCCATAATAAGTATTCTGTCTGCTTCTACTGCTTCATCCATAAAATGAGTAATATGAACTATAGTCTTTTTTTCCTCTCTATTTAACTTCATAATTGTATTTATTATCTCAATTCTTCCAATGGGATCCAGCATTGCCGTAGGTTCATCTAATATTATACATTCAGGTCTCATAGCAAGAATCCCTGCAATTGCTACCCTTTGCTTTTGACCCCCAGAAAGTAAGTGGGGAGCATGCTTTTTATACTCTGACATTTCCACAATTTCCAATGCTTCATCTACTCGTTTTCTTATCTCTTTTGGAGGAATTCCCTGATTTTCTGGGCCAAAGGCAACATCTTCTTCTACAATTGTTGCTACTATTTGGTTATCAGGGTTTTGGAATACCATACCAGCTGTTTCTCTTATTTCCCAAATTTTGTTAGCATCCTTGGTATTCATATTTTTTACATATACATCTCCTCTAGTAGGTAGTAATAGGCCATTCATTAGCTTGGCTAAAGTAGATTTGCCAGAACCATTATGTCCTAATATTACCAAGTATTCACCTTTTTTTACGGATATATTTATATCTTTAATTGCAGTTAACTGGCTATCTTCTCCAACAGAATTGTACTTATATGTGACGTTTTCTATTCTAATGATATCTTCCGACATTTTTATCTCCTAGCTTTCATTTATTTCCATTACTTAATATAACACAAAGCTATTTAATTGACAATGGACATCTATCATTACTCATTGAAAAAAAGGGACTAAGTATTTTACAATGAAGACTAAAGTCTTCCTTACTTAATCCCCTATCCACTATACTAATTCTAGAATTGCCATCTCTGAACCGTCTCCTCTACGAGGACCTAGTCTTAATATTCTAGTATATCCACCATTTCTATCGGCATATTTGGGAGCAATTTCATCGAATAGTTTTTTTACCACGTCTTCATCGTAAATATACGCTAATGCTTGTCGTCTAGCATGTAAATCCCCTCTTTTACCTAGGGTTATCATCTTTTCAGCCATTCTCCTAGTTTCTTTAGCTCTTGTAACTGTTGTCTCAATTCTTCCATGTTTTAAAAGGCTTGTTACTTGATTTCTCAACATTGCTTTTCTATGATCTGTACGGCGGCCAAGCTTTCTCAATGTAGCCATATCTCTCCCTCCTTCATATCCTGCTAATCATCTATTTCTTTTAAACTTAGACCTAATTCAGCAAGCTTTTCCTGAATTTCCTCTAAAGATTTTTTACCTAAATTTCTAACCTTCATTAAATCATCTTCAGTTTTTTGAGTTAGTTCGTCAACTGTATTAATTCCAGCTCTCTTTAAACAATTGTAACTTCTTACCGATAGGTCTAATTCTTCTACTGTCATTTCTAAAACTTTCTCTTTTTTGTCCTCTTCTTTTTCTACCATTATTTCCACATCATTAACATGGTCTGTTAAGCCAATAAATAGATTCAAGTGCTCGGTAAGTATCTTAGCCCCTAAAGAAGTTGCCTCTTCAGGTTTCATGGAGCCATTAGTCCACACTTCAAGGGTTAACTTATCATAATCAGTAAATTGGCCTACCCTTGTATTTTCTACCCAAAAATTCACCTTCCTCACAGGAGAAAAAGAGGAATCAATGGGTATTACTCCTACCGATTGTCCTTCCTTTTTATTCCTTTCAGCAGTTCTATACCCTCTCCCCCTTATCATTTCCAGTTCCATATATAATTTACCATCTTCATTTACAGTTGCTATATAGTGATCTTTATTAAGTATCTCAACATCGGGAGTAGTGATAATATCCCCTGCTGTTACTACCTGTGGACCTTCCACTTCCAATCTCAAGGTAACAGGTTCATCCGTATACATCTTAGCAGTAATTCCTTTAATGTTTAATATCATTTCTGGAACATCTTCCAAAACACCTGGCACTGTAGAAAATTCATGCAAAACTCCTTGAATCTTTATAGAGGATACGGCTGCCCCTGGTAAAGACGATAACAATACCCGTCTTAGTCCATTTCCTAAGGTAGTACCATATCCTCTTTCAAGAGGCTCGACAACAAATTTCCCATAAGTGTTATCTTCGCTCAATTCCACAATCTCTATTCTTGGTTTTTCAATTTCTATCATTAACATTAACCCTCCTTATTAAATTTGTTATCAAAGGACGAGGGTGACTGATTCTATTATAATTATTATTTTGAATATAGCTCTACAATTAAGTGTTCTTGTATTGGAATATCGATATCTTCCCTTGTAGGCTCAGCTACAACTCTACCCCTATATTCTTCAGGATTCACTTCTAGCCATCTAACGGTATTTCCTCGATGATTCTCAACTAATTCCTTAAATTTAGGGCTATTTTTACTCCTTGCCTTTACTTCGATTACATCTCCAACTTTCAAAATGGTTGAAGGGATATCAACTTTATTTCCATTAATTGTGAAATGCCCATGTCTAACCAATTGCCTTGCTTCAGCTCTGGATGATGCAAATCCAAGTCTATATACTGTGTTGTCAAATCTTAGCTCTAATAGTTTCAGCAAGTTTTCCCCTGTAATTCCTGGCATCTTATCTGCTCTATCAAAATACATCCTCATTTGTGATTCTTGAATACCATAGAATCTACGAACTTTTTGCTTCTCCCTTAACTGTAAACCATACTCTGTTACTTTTTTTCTCGATTGTCCATGTTGCCCTGGAACATAGTTTCTCCTAGCAACTGGGCATTTATCAGTATAACATTTATCGCCTTTTAAATATAATTTCTGTCCTTCTCTACGACATAATCTACATACTGGACCTGTATATCTAGCCATCTATCCTCACACCTCCTATATTAAACTCTTCTACGTTTTGGTGGTCTACAACCATTATGTGGTATTGGAGTAACATCTTTAATTAAACTAACTTCCAAGCCTGTGGCTTGAAGAGATCTTATAGCAGCTTCTCTACCTGAACCAGGGCCTTTAACGTATACTTCAACGCTTTTCAAGCCATGTTCCATAGCTTTTTTTGCAGCTTCTTCTGCCGCTTGTTGAGCTGCAAAAGGTGTTGATTTTCTTGAACCTTTAAAGCCTAATTGCCCTGCACTTGCCCATGAAATAACATTACCTTGTAAATCTGTTAAAGTTACCATGGTGTTATTAAAAGTCGATGTAATATGGGCTTGCCCTCTTTCTATATTCTTACGTTCTCTTCTTCTAACACGAGTTGCTCTAGCTTTCTTTGCTGCCACTTTACTTCCCTCCTTCATACACCTCTATTTTTTCTTGCCTATAATCCTCTTGGGACCTTTTCTAGTTCTTGCATTAGTCTTTGTTCTCTGTCCTCTAACTGGAAGTCCTCTTCTATGTCTAATCCCTCTATAACAATTAATTTCTCTCAATCTCTTTAAATTTAACGCAATTTCCCTTCTTAAATCTCCCTCTACACGATAGTTGTGGTCAATTATATTTCTAATAGCATTAACTTCAGCTTCTGTTAAATCCTTTACTCTTGTATTTGGATCTATGTTTGCTTTCTTTAATATTTCATTTGCTCTGGACCTACCAATTCCATAGATATAGGTTAAACCGATTTCTACCCTTTTATCTCTAGGTAGGTCAACACCTGCAATTCTTGCCATTACAATTTACACCTCCCATAGTATCTTCATAAATTTGAAACCAAATCCTGAATTAGCCTTGTTTTTGCTTGTGTTTTGGGTTTTCACAAATTACCATTACTCTTCCTTTTCTTTTAATGATCTTACATTTTTCACAAATTTTCTTTACAGATGGTCTTACCTTCATCTAATCTCCCTCCTATGCTACTTGTTTCGCCAGGTTATTCTGCCTCTAGTCAAATCATAAGGTGACAATTCTACCGTTACTTTATCTCCAGGAAGTATTCTAATATAGTTCATCCTTAGCTTTCCAGAAATGTGGGCTAAAATTTCATGGCCATTATCCAGCTTCACTTTAAAAATGGCATTTGGTAAGGCATCCACTACTGTACCTTCCACTTCAATGACATCTTTTTTAGACATTCAATTATCGAACCTCCTATTTTAACGATTTTAGAAACTCTTATTGAAAGGTTCTAACAATCTTCTAATATAGGCATTATTGATCTTTATATTATTATCCAATTTATCTTTCAACTCTGTTAACACCGTATTATAAACCGTTAGATGTTTTACCTTCTTCTTCTTTGGCTTATCCAATTTCCTTAAATCGCCATCTACTACTAAAACGTGCTTATCATCCAAAATTTCTAATACCAAGAAAACTCTACCTTTATCACGACCAGCCCTTGACTTAACCACCTGCCCGATGGTTATGTCACTAGTTGAATCCATTAAGTTCACCTCTTTAAAAGCTTAGTTAGACGAGCTGTCATATTGCCAAGGGAGAAAGGCTCTCCCCTTCTCTAACTTTTCCCCTAATCTCCTAAGGAATTTATAATATCCTGGAAAATAGAGTCAATTGACTTAGAGCCATCTACATTTAATATTAACCCTTTTTCGGTATAATAATCAATTAAGGGCCTGGTTTGTTCTAAATATACTTCGATTCTCTTCTCTATGGTTTCCTTCTTATCGTCATCCCTTTGGAACAATTCTTCGCCACATTTATCACATATATTTTCTTGTTTCGGTGGACTAAACTTAACATGATAAGTTGAGCCACAGCTTTTACATACCCTTCTTCCTACAGCCCTTTCTATTAATACTTCCTTTTCCACATCTATATTTATTACCTTGTCAAGCTTTAAATCCATATCCGCTAATACATCATCCAAGGCTTCTCCCTGAGCCAAGGTCCTAGGAAATCCATCTAAAAGGAAACCCTTTTTGCAATCACCTTCAAGCAATCTATCTTTAACAATAGATATTACTAAATCGTCGGGAACCAATAGCCCTTGATCCATATAGGATTTGGCTTTTAAGCCTAGTTCAGTTCCCCTTTTTATATTATCTCTAAAAATATCGCCAGTTGAAATATGGGGAATATCATATTTTTTAACTATAGCCGATGCCTGAGTGCCTTTACCCGCTCCAGGAGGTCCTAGTAATATTAGTCTCATATAGATCATCCCCTATAAATTATTTCAAGAATCCTTTATAATGCCTCATTAACATTTGAGACTCTATTTGTTTTACAGTTTCTAATGCTACCCCAACTACTATTATAATA from Tepidimicrobium xylanilyticum carries:
- the rplM gene encoding 50S ribosomal protein L13, with the protein product MKSYMANPNEIERKWYVIDAEGKVLGRLASEVASILRGKNKPIYTPHVDTGDYVIIINADKVKLTGKKLDQKEYRYHSGYPGGLKSVPYRKLMDKNPEKAIHLAVRGMLPKNRLGRKMIKKLKIYSGSEHNHEAQKPEVYEF
- the truA gene encoding tRNA pseudouridine(38-40) synthase TruA, with the protein product MINIKLTIQYEGTNYCGWQKQKNGNSIQKEIERAIKEVTGENVNLIGSGRTDKGVHAIGQVANFLTNTSIPPDRIKFALNNILPEDIRIIESEEVNINFHSRYDAIGKRYKYVIYSSQIGNPLYRNFAYHVPFAFDIEEMKKAMKFFIGTHDFSAFMASNSGAKSTIRTIDKFFLEKKDDLMVFTIEGNGFLYNMVRIIIGTLVDVGRKRFKSDEIPHIIKSKNRRFAGHTAPPEGLYLVKVFY
- a CDS encoding energy-coupling factor transporter transmembrane component T family protein, yielding MLKDITIGQYFPGDTFVHRLDPRIKILIVMMFIASLFFIKTFKPYLLILVFLLFSIWASKVPFKYVLKGLKPLMLIIGITFVINLLLTKGEVLFEIGPLTITKEGLSQAVFMALRLIFLITGTSLLTLTTSPIALTDGIEKLLSPFKKIGLPAHELAMMMTIALRFIPTLMEETDKIMKAQMARGADFESGNIINRAKNLVPLLVPLFINAFRRADELAIAMEARCYRGGEHRTRLNELKLDNKDVLTIISMTIFFGFIIINRYIQLI
- a CDS encoding energy-coupling factor transporter ATPase, which gives rise to MLIKLENVSYVYNPNTPFERKALDNVNISINEGDFVGLIGHTGSGKSTLVQHLNGLLKPTSGKVIVDGVDITKETNLKDIRQKVGLVFQYPEHQLFEETIYKDIAFGPKNLGLKEEEIEERVIRAMELVGLDYESLKDRSPFELSGGQKRRVAIAGVLAMNPKVLILDEPTAGLDPRGRDEILGRLEILHQEGITIILVSHSMEDIARLVNRIIVMHKGKIAMEGETREIFKQADKLTELSLGIPQVTSFMREYKNRGNQVKDIVLTVKEAKEEIINYLRRRGNA
- a CDS encoding energy-coupling factor transporter ATPase, which gives rise to MSEDIIRIENVTYKYNSVGEDSQLTAIKDINISVKKGEYLVILGHNGSGKSTLAKLMNGLLLPTRGDVYVKNMNTKDANKIWEIRETAGMVFQNPDNQIVATIVEEDVAFGPENQGIPPKEIRKRVDEALEIVEMSEYKKHAPHLLSGGQKQRVAIAGILAMRPECIILDEPTAMLDPIGRIEIINTIMKLNREEKKTIVHITHFMDEAVEADRILIMEQGKIVMEGSPREIFSQVEKVKSLGLDVPQVTELAFELRKEGIDIPTDILTIEELVKALC
- the rplQ gene encoding 50S ribosomal protein L17, whose amino-acid sequence is MATLRKLGRRTDHRKAMLRNQVTSLLKHGRIETTVTRAKETRRMAEKMITLGKRGDLHARRQALAYIYDEDVVKKLFDEIAPKYADRNGGYTRILRLGPRRGDGSEMAILELV
- a CDS encoding DNA-directed RNA polymerase subunit alpha, whose product is MIEIEKPRIEIVELSEDNTYGKFVVEPLERGYGTTLGNGLRRVLLSSLPGAAVSSIKIQGVLHEFSTVPGVLEDVPEMILNIKGITAKMYTDEPVTLRLEVEGPQVVTAGDIITTPDVEILNKDHYIATVNEDGKLYMELEMIRGRGYRTAERNKKEGQSVGVIPIDSSFSPVRKVNFWVENTRVGQFTDYDKLTLEVWTNGSMKPEEATSLGAKILTEHLNLFIGLTDHVNDVEIMVEKEEDKKEKVLEMTVEELDLSVRSYNCLKRAGINTVDELTQKTEDDLMKVRNLGKKSLEEIQEKLAELGLSLKEIDD
- the rpsD gene encoding 30S ribosomal protein S4, with translation MARYTGPVCRLCRREGQKLYLKGDKCYTDKCPVARRNYVPGQHGQSRKKVTEYGLQLREKQKVRRFYGIQESQMRMYFDRADKMPGITGENLLKLLELRFDNTVYRLGFASSRAEARQLVRHGHFTINGNKVDIPSTILKVGDVIEVKARSKNSPKFKELVENHRGNTVRWLEVNPEEYRGRVVAEPTREDIDIPIQEHLIVELYSK
- the rpsK gene encoding 30S ribosomal protein S11, which produces MAAKKARATRVRRRERKNIERGQAHITSTFNNTMVTLTDLQGNVISWASAGQLGFKGSRKSTPFAAQQAAEEAAKKAMEHGLKSVEVYVKGPGSGREAAIRSLQATGLEVSLIKDVTPIPHNGCRPPKRRRV
- the rpsM gene encoding 30S ribosomal protein S13, which translates into the protein MARIAGVDLPRDKRVEIGLTYIYGIGRSRANEILKKANIDPNTRVKDLTEAEVNAIRNIIDHNYRVEGDLRREIALNLKRLREINCYRGIRHRRGLPVRGQRTKTNARTRKGPKRIIGKKK
- the rpmJ gene encoding 50S ribosomal protein L36 is translated as MKVRPSVKKICEKCKIIKRKGRVMVICENPKHKQKQG
- the infA gene encoding translation initiation factor IF-1 — translated: MSKKDVIEVEGTVVDALPNAIFKVKLDNGHEILAHISGKLRMNYIRILPGDKVTVELSPYDLTRGRITWRNK
- a CDS encoding KOW domain-containing RNA-binding protein, translating into MDSTSDITIGQVVKSRAGRDKGRVFLVLEILDDKHVLVVDGDLRKLDKPKKKKVKHLTVYNTVLTELKDKLDNNIKINNAYIRRLLEPFNKSF
- a CDS encoding adenylate kinase, which gives rise to MRLILLGPPGAGKGTQASAIVKKYDIPHISTGDIFRDNIKRGTELGLKAKSYMDQGLLVPDDLVISIVKDRLLEGDCKKGFLLDGFPRTLAQGEALDDVLADMDLKLDKVINIDVEKEVLIERAVGRRVCKSCGSTYHVKFSPPKQENICDKCGEELFQRDDDKKETIEKRIEVYLEQTRPLIDYYTEKGLILNVDGSKSIDSIFQDIINSLGD